From a single bacterium genomic region:
- a CDS encoding sodium:solute symporter family protein: MDFQVSSVYFYGVISYLMVLVGVAVYLSKRVHSQADFAVAGRSLPSFVVFGTLVATWMGSGSLFGHSEKAYSAGLVITLMLLADVLGFGLLYMLAGKVRRMQQLTLQDLLETRYNKWVRLFGSIALIIAYTTIVSYQFRAAGSVLNLIKPSISVGNATIMAAGFIILFTVTAGLLSVAYTDVIQGVTMIVGVFIALPILISKAGGMGEIVNQLPSSYFNPFHDFSFTAFLGLFLPAFLLLLGDANMYQRFFAARSEGSAKKAVSFVIVGILAVELAIIFMAMIGQVLEPDLANPGKVIAVLAIKHVPMILGVVMITVIAAVVVSTGDSYLLSPATSFARDIYQSFLRPKASEKEMLLVSRASVIVLGLIALGLTQLSDQFLAVALYAYTIYGASITPALMAALFWKRATTAGALGSIIGGTATTLLWELVDHSFQVDAVIPAITVSLTLLIVLSLATPKQGVEKLKPFGLES; the protein is encoded by the coding sequence ATGGATTTTCAAGTTAGCAGTGTCTATTTTTACGGGGTAATATCTTATTTGATGGTTTTGGTGGGTGTTGCCGTATATTTAAGTAAGCGGGTGCATTCTCAGGCCGATTTTGCTGTGGCAGGTCGGAGCTTGCCTAGTTTTGTGGTGTTTGGAACTTTGGTGGCCACTTGGATGGGCAGTGGGTCGCTGTTTGGTCATTCAGAAAAAGCTTACAGTGCTGGCTTGGTCATTACTTTAATGCTGCTGGCAGATGTTTTAGGTTTTGGTTTATTGTACATGTTGGCTGGTAAAGTGAGGCGCATGCAGCAACTGACTTTGCAAGATTTACTGGAAACCCGCTACAACAAATGGGTGCGTCTGTTTGGCTCCATTGCTTTGATTATTGCCTATACCACCATTGTATCTTATCAATTTAGAGCAGCAGGCTCCGTGCTTAATTTAATCAAGCCTTCCATATCTGTGGGCAATGCCACCATCATGGCAGCAGGCTTTATCATACTGTTTACGGTTACCGCCGGGTTGTTGTCTGTAGCCTATACGGATGTCATCCAGGGTGTGACCATGATTGTAGGGGTCTTTATTGCTTTACCCATTCTTATTTCTAAAGCGGGTGGCATGGGTGAAATTGTCAATCAATTGCCATCAAGTTACTTTAACCCCTTTCATGATTTTAGTTTTACCGCCTTTTTAGGCTTGTTTTTACCGGCCTTTTTATTGTTGCTGGGCGATGCCAACATGTATCAGCGTTTTTTTGCTGCGCGCAGTGAAGGTTCGGCCAAAAAAGCAGTCTCGTTTGTGATTGTGGGTATTTTGGCTGTTGAGCTAGCCATCATTTTTATGGCGATGATTGGCCAAGTCTTAGAACCTGATTTGGCCAACCCAGGCAAGGTGATTGCCGTATTGGCCATCAAACATGTGCCTATGATTCTAGGAGTGGTTATGATTACGGTTATTGCGGCTGTTGTAGTTTCTACTGGCGACTCCTATTTGCTGTCCCCAGCAACGTCTTTTGCTCGGGATATTTATCAAAGTTTTTTACGACCTAAAGCTTCAGAAAAAGAAATGCTTTTGGTGTCCAGAGCCAGTGTTATTGTTTTAGGTTTGATTGCTCTTGGTTTAACGCAGCTCTCAGATCAATTTTTAGCCGTTGCCTTGTATGCATACACCATTTATGGTGCATCTATTACCCCAGCATTGATGGCTGCCTTATTTTGGAAAAGAGCAACAACGGCAGGTGCATTGGGCAGCATCATTGGCGGAACAGCAACCACCTTGTTGTGGGAGCTGGTTGATCATTCATTTCAAGTTGATGCCGTTATCCCGGCTATTACCGTATCTTTAACTTTATTGATTGTTTTAAGTTTGGCTACACCCAAACAAGGTGTTGAGAAGTTAAAACCATTTGGCTTAGAGTCATAA
- the ftsH gene encoding ATP-dependent zinc metalloprotease FtsH: MQRKKQKNKKSPNPKRSPMQFLLIGLGLLLVINLFMSPSRPDKIPYSEFKAKIKQDVFKRVYFSDPYVIGELKDGVEHESKFTAPSWMKIEPSLSAVKVPEDKSLVELLDEKQVPYEHKIQNRAFRDFLLTWILPLGLMFFLWTLFMKRMGGGPGSEIMRFGKSKNKMQAQENIKTRFKDVAGQDEAKDELVEIVDFLKNPKQFTHLGGKLPKGVLLVGPPGTGKTLLAKAVAGEAKVPFFYASGSDFVEMFVGVGASRVRDLFEQAKKQAPCIIFIDELDAVGKSRSASNLGGHDEREQTLNQLLVEMDGFDSKAGVIVLAATNRAEILDKALLRAGRFDRQIGVGQPDVKERQAILELHSKNIKMDDAVDLEVVAKGTTGMVGADLANVINQAALLAARFKRKTVMAEDFEEAIERTYVGLEKKKMTIRPHEKKVVAYHEAGHAIVAALNKSAHKVHKISIIPRGLSALGYTRNIPVEDRYLSSKSELIAEVDVLLGGQAAEDTIFKEISTGASDDLKRASAIVRGMITKYGMGESLGSATVYDDFSEETMKNVDQEIKGFLKDRMDAVKSLLKKQIKLLEEVAQTLLEKEVLEAKEFEELVSKHTGGKVAF, from the coding sequence ATGCAAAGAAAAAAACAAAAAAATAAAAAATCACCCAACCCAAAACGTTCACCCATGCAGTTTTTACTGATTGGCCTTGGCTTGTTATTGGTCATTAACTTGTTCATGTCGCCCAGTCGCCCGGACAAAATTCCCTACAGTGAGTTTAAGGCAAAAATTAAGCAAGATGTTTTTAAGCGGGTTTACTTTTCTGATCCTTATGTCATTGGAGAGCTCAAAGACGGTGTTGAGCATGAAAGCAAGTTTACTGCGCCATCTTGGATGAAAATAGAGCCGTCTTTATCGGCAGTCAAAGTTCCAGAAGATAAAAGTCTGGTTGAGCTTTTGGATGAAAAGCAAGTGCCTTATGAGCATAAAATTCAAAATCGTGCGTTTAGAGACTTTTTACTGACCTGGATCTTACCTTTGGGCTTGATGTTTTTCTTATGGACCTTGTTTATGAAGCGTATGGGCGGAGGACCGGGTTCAGAAATTATGCGCTTTGGTAAAAGTAAAAATAAAATGCAGGCGCAAGAAAATATTAAAACCCGCTTTAAAGATGTGGCCGGGCAAGATGAAGCCAAAGATGAATTGGTAGAAATTGTAGACTTTCTTAAAAACCCCAAGCAGTTTACGCATTTGGGCGGCAAGTTGCCCAAAGGGGTATTGTTGGTGGGCCCTCCAGGAACCGGTAAAACCTTATTGGCCAAAGCCGTTGCCGGTGAAGCCAAAGTTCCATTTTTTTATGCCTCAGGTTCAGATTTTGTTGAGATGTTTGTGGGCGTTGGCGCTTCACGTGTGCGTGATTTGTTTGAGCAAGCCAAAAAACAAGCACCTTGCATTATTTTTATTGATGAATTGGATGCTGTGGGTAAGTCAAGATCCGCCTCTAACTTAGGTGGTCACGATGAACGTGAGCAAACCTTAAACCAACTTTTGGTAGAGATGGATGGTTTTGATTCTAAAGCCGGTGTTATTGTTTTGGCGGCCACCAACCGGGCAGAAATTTTGGATAAGGCTTTGTTGCGAGCCGGTCGTTTTGACCGCCAGATTGGTGTGGGTCAACCGGATGTTAAAGAAAGACAAGCTATTTTAGAGCTGCATTCCAAAAACATCAAAATGGATGATGCCGTGGATTTAGAAGTTGTTGCCAAAGGCACCACCGGCATGGTGGGAGCTGACTTGGCCAACGTCATCAACCAAGCGGCTTTATTGGCAGCCCGTTTTAAACGTAAAACGGTTATGGCAGAAGATTTTGAAGAGGCCATTGAGAGAACCTATGTTGGCCTTGAAAAGAAAAAAATGACCATTCGACCGCATGAGAAAAAAGTGGTGGCTTACCATGAGGCTGGCCACGCCATTGTTGCTGCGTTGAATAAAAGTGCGCATAAAGTGCATAAAATCTCAATCATTCCCAGAGGTTTAAGCGCTTTAGGCTATACCCGTAACATTCCTGTGGAAGACAGGTACTTGTCCAGCAAGTCAGAGCTGATTGCAGAAGTAGATGTGCTTTTGGGTGGCCAGGCCGCAGAAGACACCATTTTTAAAGAGATTTCTACCGGGGCATCAGATGACCTTAAGCGCGCCAGTGCCATTGTGAGAGGCATGATCACCAAATATGGTATGGGAGAATCTTTAGGTTCGGCTACGGTGTATGATGACTTCAGTGAAGAAACCATGAAGAATGTAGATCAAGAGATCAAAGGTTTCTTAAAAGATAGAATGGATGCAGTGAAATCTTTGTTGAAAAAACAAATCAAACTGCTTGAAGAAGTTGCTCAGACCTTACTGGAAAAAGAAGTGCTTGAAGCCAAAGAGTTTGAAGAGCTGGTCAGCAAACACACCGGCGGTAAAGTCGCGTTTTAA
- a CDS encoding DegQ family serine endoprotease, with amino-acid sequence MKHIHALKPLFFTLFLMLGLSACGENGQSFFDKWKPQHNKKTSSAKTSTSSKDKVWVEDEENTPLTVPWKGGAIAADTFIKVAKNSDAGVVNIGTTQVIKQNRPRFFGNPNGQNNDAFEDFFGSDIFKHFFGDQGGESQQEIQRPSLGSGFIINKNGLIVTNNHVVEKASEITVTIGQDREYKAKLVGADPKTDVALIKIEPKEELQPLVLGDSDQLQVGEIVVAIGNPFGLSHTVTQGIVSAKERTIGFGPYDNFIQTDASINPGNSGGPLFNLEGKVVGINTAIVASGQGIGFAIPINLAKNIITQLQETGSVTRGWLGVYIQKVDDEHAKFLGLPNNRGALVSSVQKDSPAAKAGVKAGDVILKVDGQDIVNFNDLPKKIANLKVGKKVTLTLWRNKKELDVPLTIGKLPDDGELAQKNPNPEKEEKPSNKPDRLGLITQTLTAPMRGQLKLDEGTQGVIVTSIDRSSKAFDKGLREGDVILKINEQAIKSNSDYRAVLDKLKKGQSVLLYTERPKFGRQFIAFTL; translated from the coding sequence ATGAAACACATACATGCACTAAAACCTTTATTTTTCACACTTTTTTTAATGTTGGGCTTGAGCGCTTGTGGAGAAAACGGACAAAGTTTTTTTGATAAGTGGAAACCTCAACACAACAAAAAAACATCTTCAGCAAAAACCTCAACTTCATCTAAAGACAAAGTTTGGGTTGAGGATGAAGAAAACACCCCTTTAACTGTTCCCTGGAAAGGTGGCGCTATTGCCGCTGACACTTTTATCAAAGTGGCCAAAAACTCTGATGCCGGCGTGGTCAATATAGGCACCACACAAGTGATCAAACAAAATCGTCCGCGCTTTTTTGGCAACCCCAATGGCCAGAACAACGACGCTTTTGAAGACTTTTTTGGTTCGGATATTTTTAAACATTTTTTTGGTGATCAAGGAGGGGAATCTCAGCAAGAAATCCAACGCCCCAGTCTTGGCTCCGGTTTTATCATTAACAAAAACGGCTTGATTGTCACCAACAACCATGTGGTAGAAAAAGCCAGTGAAATCACGGTCACCATTGGTCAAGACCGCGAATACAAAGCCAAGTTGGTGGGTGCCGACCCCAAAACCGATGTGGCTTTGATTAAAATAGAACCCAAAGAAGAATTGCAACCCTTGGTTTTGGGAGATTCTGATCAATTGCAAGTCGGTGAAATTGTGGTGGCCATTGGTAACCCTTTTGGGTTATCGCACACGGTGACTCAAGGTATTGTCAGCGCTAAAGAACGCACCATTGGTTTTGGCCCTTATGACAACTTCATTCAAACCGATGCCTCTATTAACCCCGGCAACTCTGGGGGGCCCTTGTTTAACCTTGAAGGCAAGGTCGTGGGAATTAACACCGCCATTGTGGCATCAGGACAAGGTATTGGCTTTGCCATTCCCATTAACTTGGCCAAAAATATTATTACCCAGCTTCAAGAAACAGGTAGCGTAACCCGCGGTTGGTTGGGCGTTTACATTCAAAAAGTTGATGATGAACATGCCAAGTTTTTAGGCTTACCCAACAACAGAGGCGCTTTGGTGTCTTCTGTTCAAAAAGACAGTCCAGCTGCCAAAGCTGGCGTAAAAGCTGGAGATGTTATTTTAAAAGTGGATGGTCAAGACATTGTTAACTTCAATGACTTGCCTAAGAAAATTGCCAATTTAAAAGTGGGCAAAAAAGTGACCTTAACCCTATGGCGCAACAAAAAAGAGCTGGATGTACCCCTAACCATTGGCAAACTTCCTGATGATGGTGAATTGGCGCAAAAAAATCCAAACCCTGAAAAAGAAGAAAAACCTTCCAACAAACCTGACCGCTTGGGTTTAATCACCCAAACCTTAACAGCTCCCATGCGTGGACAGCTAAAGTTGGATGAAGGCACGCAGGGCGTGATTGTTACCAGCATAGATCGTAGCAGCAAAGCCTTTGATAAAGGCTTGCGAGAAGGTGATGTTATTTTAAAAATCAATGAACAAGCCATAAAATCCAACAGTGACTACCGAGCTGTGCTTGATAAACTTAAAAAAGGCCAATCGGTTTTATTGTACACTGAGCGCCCCAAATTTGGCCGTCAGTTTATTGCTTTTACTTTATAA
- a CDS encoding RNA polymerase factor sigma-32, producing MLRPIMTDAPVVKKKSSTLPSLQSGMDHYMQEIGQLPVLSREEEYDLAMRWYKHKDRDAAEKLVISNLRFVVKIAREYAKYGVNMSELIQEGNLGLMHAVQKYDPEKGFRLISYAVWWIRAYIQAFVLRSWSIVRTGTTRAQRKLFSSLQKARKEVSAMNPSAAPTNKQLAAALDMEEEDFVATMARIQSKDMSLDQPLGNDGDEKRTFGDTLEDESSDIESQLVSYDLSEIVKDKLDSIYDELKPRERLLLEKRLLSDDPMTLEAIGQDFGVTRERVRQIESRLMDKLKKHLLPAVGNAYLKQD from the coding sequence ATGTTACGTCCCATCATGACCGACGCACCGGTAGTTAAGAAAAAATCCAGTACTTTACCCAGCTTACAATCTGGCATGGATCATTACATGCAAGAAATTGGGCAGTTGCCTGTTCTTTCCCGTGAAGAAGAGTACGATTTGGCCATGCGTTGGTACAAACACAAAGACAGAGATGCCGCTGAAAAATTGGTGATTTCAAACCTGCGTTTTGTGGTTAAAATAGCACGTGAATATGCCAAATATGGCGTCAACATGTCCGAGTTGATTCAAGAAGGCAACTTGGGGCTGATGCATGCCGTGCAAAAATATGATCCGGAAAAAGGTTTTAGACTCATCTCCTATGCCGTATGGTGGATTAGAGCTTATATTCAAGCCTTTGTTTTGCGTTCATGGAGTATTGTCAGAACAGGTACCACCCGCGCCCAGCGCAAACTGTTCAGCTCATTACAAAAAGCCCGCAAGGAAGTTTCGGCCATGAATCCGAGTGCCGCCCCCACCAACAAACAGTTGGCTGCTGCTTTGGACATGGAAGAAGAAGATTTTGTGGCCACCATGGCCCGCATTCAAAGTAAAGACATGAGTCTAGACCAACCCCTTGGCAACGACGGTGATGAAAAACGCACCTTTGGCGACACCTTGGAAGACGAGTCCTCAGATATTGAAAGCCAGCTGGTCTCTTATGACTTATCTGAAATTGTGAAAGATAAGCTAGACAGTATCTATGATGAACTTAAGCCAAGAGAGCGTTTGCTTTTAGAAAAACGTTTATTGAGCGATGACCCCATGACTCTAGAAGCCATTGGTCAAGATTTTGGTGTTACTCGTGAACGGGTTAGACAAATTGAGTCCAGGCTTATGGATAAATTAAAAAAACACCTTTTACCCGCTGTTGGCAATGCTTACCTCAAACAAGATTGA
- a CDS encoding SGNH/GDSL hydrolase family protein, translating to MLTSNKIELPTSQTSNSFKNIHRKSLKSLVFLFLMYCLFIGLNCTGASEEPLLEQNCLDQQAQIWIAHGQSNIQGEQSPSGNTQGKNLAESIAMEFKTSQGLVAYDESNGTGIGEWNIAGYPSYVLAESKYHSWYYMFAKTYHALTNKQVIAVPLYRGATSLTAQAANSNEPDKYWINNPTWPGLEAGYAKISQARAALPNAPVYVYMYAGEYDAFALNSGNLSKANFKQQLRSHILDLIAQTGAQKVYASIMHDLANEDTFISGVDLLEEVQQELAQEMPKQFTLVYPNSRADLKPEQFHHPGDYIHLNAAGLDRLGEQVALGIAQDMGCYP from the coding sequence ATGCTTACCTCAAACAAGATTGAACTTCCTACTTCTCAGACCTCAAACAGCTTTAAAAACATACATCGCAAGTCTTTAAAAAGTCTTGTTTTTTTATTTTTGATGTATTGTTTGTTCATTGGATTAAATTGCACCGGCGCATCAGAAGAACCTTTATTAGAACAAAATTGCCTAGACCAACAAGCTCAAATATGGATTGCTCACGGTCAAAGCAATATTCAGGGTGAACAATCCCCATCCGGCAATACACAAGGAAAAAACTTAGCCGAATCAATCGCGATGGAATTTAAAACATCTCAAGGCCTTGTTGCCTATGATGAAAGCAACGGCACCGGCATTGGTGAATGGAACATCGCAGGCTACCCCAGTTATGTATTGGCTGAATCAAAATATCACAGTTGGTACTACATGTTTGCTAAAACTTACCATGCTTTGACCAACAAACAAGTGATTGCCGTTCCTTTATATCGAGGCGCAACATCATTAACTGCCCAAGCCGCCAATAGCAATGAACCCGATAAATACTGGATCAACAATCCCACTTGGCCTGGCCTTGAAGCTGGCTATGCAAAAATCAGTCAAGCACGAGCAGCTCTGCCCAATGCCCCGGTTTACGTTTATATGTATGCCGGTGAATATGATGCTTTTGCTTTAAACAGCGGAAACTTGAGCAAAGCCAATTTTAAACAGCAATTGCGCAGTCATATTTTAGACTTAATTGCGCAAACCGGTGCCCAAAAAGTTTATGCCAGCATCATGCATGACCTTGCCAATGAAGATACTTTTATTTCAGGTGTTGATTTATTGGAAGAAGTACAACAAGAATTAGCACAAGAAATGCCCAAACAATTTACTTTGGTTTATCCAAACTCAAGAGCAGATCTGAAGCCTGAACAATTTCACCATCCAGGTGATTACATTCATTTAAATGCCGCTGGCTTGGATCGCTTAGGGGAACAAGTCGCCTTAGGTATAGCGCAAGATATGGGTTGCTATCCTTAA
- a CDS encoding MATE family efflux transporter, with the protein MLVHLLKDVLKILKFSAPLIFASLLQMAMGIIDNMVVGHYSTQALASMAVAHGIFIVFFLLGLGVLLALRSLIAQAYAAEQKEIIGQYVCQGILLCIPFTLITWLAFYAYEPILTWAKQDPSLFHYAGDYLKVLALSIPAVFAFITLRQLTEGLGDLKISMWIALGGALLNIPLDMLFVFGYGPIPSMGAAGAAMTTTVLHFLMLWALLSYINKGKKYQELYVFRKDAWLCLSRTKDILRIGLPLAGVRLGEVGFFIYSMLLMGWLGVNTLASHQVAINAASVSFMIPMGISMAMTVWIGREEGKKNLEGVRYFGWLGFLTGFLVMLPGAFVFWFFPEPIAALFTSDAKVIQDAALLLHYAAIFQIFDGTQVMGVGILQGVNDTKVPFFVIMLTFWLIGAPLSYHAAFTLGYGGEGVWGVLILALALTSLAHMLRFALVLRQKNKNVIL; encoded by the coding sequence ATGTTGGTTCATTTATTAAAAGATGTTTTAAAAATTTTAAAATTTTCTGCGCCCTTGATTTTTGCCAGTTTATTGCAAATGGCCATGGGGATTATTGATAATATGGTGGTGGGACATTACTCTACCCAAGCTTTGGCCAGCATGGCCGTGGCCCATGGTATTTTTATTGTGTTCTTTTTGTTAGGATTGGGAGTGCTTTTGGCTTTGCGCTCTTTGATTGCCCAGGCCTATGCGGCAGAGCAAAAAGAAATTATAGGTCAGTATGTCTGTCAGGGTATTTTGCTGTGTATCCCTTTTACACTCATTACTTGGTTAGCGTTTTATGCCTATGAACCCATTTTAACCTGGGCCAAACAAGATCCCAGTTTGTTCCATTATGCTGGCGACTATTTAAAAGTCTTGGCTTTGAGTATACCGGCTGTTTTTGCTTTTATTACCTTACGCCAACTTACCGAAGGTTTGGGAGATTTGAAAATATCCATGTGGATTGCCTTGGGTGGGGCGCTATTAAATATTCCCTTGGATATGCTGTTTGTCTTTGGCTATGGGCCTATCCCCAGCATGGGAGCAGCGGGTGCAGCCATGACCACTACAGTTTTGCATTTTTTGATGTTATGGGCCTTGTTGAGTTACATCAACAAGGGCAAAAAATACCAAGAGCTGTATGTGTTTCGTAAGGATGCCTGGTTGTGTCTATCCAGAACAAAAGATATTTTGCGTATTGGTTTGCCCCTGGCAGGCGTGCGTTTGGGTGAAGTGGGCTTTTTTATTTATTCCATGCTGCTTATGGGGTGGTTGGGGGTGAATACTTTGGCCAGTCATCAAGTGGCCATCAATGCGGCTTCAGTGAGCTTTATGATTCCCATGGGCATATCCATGGCCATGACGGTTTGGATTGGTCGTGAAGAAGGCAAAAAAAATCTAGAAGGCGTGCGTTATTTTGGTTGGTTGGGTTTTCTGACCGGATTTTTGGTGATGTTGCCTGGAGCCTTTGTGTTTTGGTTTTTTCCTGAACCCATTGCAGCTTTATTCACCAGTGATGCCAAGGTTATTCAAGACGCAGCGCTACTCTTGCATTATGCAGCCATCTTTCAAATTTTTGATGGGACTCAGGTCATGGGCGTAGGCATTTTACAAGGGGTGAATGATACCAAGGTTCCTTTTTTTGTGATCATGCTTACCTTTTGGTTGATTGGGGCACCTTTAAGTTACCACGCAGCCTTTACTTTAGGTTATGGCGGGGAAGGCGTTTGGGGCGTTTTGATTTTGGCTTTGGCTCTAACGTCACTGGCGCATATGCTGCGCTTTGCTTTGGTCCTAAGGCAAAAAAACAAGAATGTGATATTGTGA
- a CDS encoding glutaredoxin, which produces MKTATLYRMVTDKHICPFGIRSKHLLKKQGYKVKDIHLKSREETDEFKEKHGVETTPQAFIDNKRIGGYESLLKYFNQYKEKPETTYTPVTVVFIIALFIAWAMQQFSLLEVNLVQLFENFVALSMCLLAMLKLRDLYAFTNQFITYDLLGMRYLPYAYVYPFMEAAAGVLMLANLWPLLSSAMALTIGLIGSISVIKAVYIDQRELKCACVGGKSNVPLGFISLSENLIMVSMSIWLLIK; this is translated from the coding sequence ATGAAAACAGCAACTTTATATAGAATGGTTACAGATAAACATATTTGTCCTTTTGGAATAAGATCAAAACACCTTTTAAAAAAACAAGGATATAAAGTAAAAGATATACATTTAAAAAGCCGAGAAGAAACGGATGAATTTAAAGAAAAGCACGGTGTGGAAACAACACCGCAAGCATTCATCGATAACAAGCGTATAGGCGGTTACGAGAGTCTTTTGAAATATTTTAACCAGTACAAAGAAAAGCCAGAAACCACATACACCCCAGTTACAGTTGTTTTTATCATAGCACTATTCATTGCGTGGGCTATGCAACAATTTTCTTTACTTGAAGTTAATTTAGTTCAATTGTTTGAGAACTTTGTAGCTTTGAGCATGTGTCTTTTAGCCATGTTGAAATTGCGAGACCTTTATGCTTTTACAAACCAGTTTATCACCTATGATTTATTGGGAATGAGATATCTCCCCTATGCTTATGTTTACCCATTCATGGAAGCTGCAGCCGGTGTACTGATGTTGGCAAATCTTTGGCCGCTATTATCAAGCGCAATGGCATTGACTATAGGTCTTATTGGCTCAATTTCTGTGATAAAGGCCGTTTATATTGATCAAAGAGAATTAAAGTGCGCATGTGTTGGGGGTAAAAGCAATGTTCCCTTAGGCTTTATATCTCTATCTGAAAATTTAATCATGGTCAGTATGTCAATTTGGCTACTCATAAAATAA
- a CDS encoding metal-sensitive transcriptional regulator, giving the protein MNNQNPDHKKTLHRINRLKGQLDGVARMIKERKYCPDILQQTKAIKSAIKSLEAALLEGHLKHCVKNAYISNDDQEQESKIKELLQLYLKNT; this is encoded by the coding sequence ATGAACAACCAAAATCCTGACCATAAAAAAACATTGCACCGTATCAATAGACTTAAAGGTCAACTCGATGGTGTGGCACGTATGATAAAAGAAAGAAAGTATTGTCCTGATATCTTGCAGCAGACCAAAGCTATTAAGTCAGCAATTAAGTCTCTTGAAGCTGCTTTACTTGAAGGGCATTTAAAACACTGTGTTAAAAATGCATATATTTCTAACGATGATCAGGAACAAGAAAGCAAAATAAAAGAACTTTTGCAACTGTATTTAAAAAATACCTAG
- a CDS encoding heavy-metal-associated domain-containing protein yields MKKINLNLFKQSLYTATLILFGLLPAYSAEQIKVKVNGFVCSLCGQGVEKQFKKKGNDAVSKFEVDMDSKIVTLTLKEGKQLDDAFIQKAIADAGYSVEEIMRDSKTKGSDLSSAKKEQKHKNQKKKKEAVKKIEKMKHDQTHEHRHDHEH; encoded by the coding sequence GTGAAAAAAATCAATTTAAACTTATTTAAACAGAGTTTATATACAGCCACCCTGATTTTATTCGGGCTTTTGCCTGCCTACTCAGCTGAACAAATAAAAGTTAAGGTCAATGGCTTTGTTTGCTCTTTGTGTGGGCAAGGAGTTGAGAAACAATTTAAGAAAAAAGGCAATGATGCTGTTTCAAAATTTGAAGTTGATATGGACAGTAAAATTGTGACCTTAACCTTAAAGGAAGGCAAGCAGTTAGACGATGCATTTATTCAAAAAGCCATTGCTGATGCTGGTTATTCAGTAGAAGAGATAATGAGAGACAGCAAAACCAAAGGATCAGATCTAAGCAGTGCAAAGAAAGAACAAAAACATAAAAATCAGAAAAAGAAGAAAGAAGCAGTAAAAAAAATTGAGAAAATGAAGCATGACCAAACTCATGAACACAGGCATGATCATGAGCACTAG